One genomic region from Thalassotalea sp. PS06 encodes:
- a CDS encoding MFS transporter, producing MVFSGEIIFSLPFHVARFFRPSFLEVFQLNNTQLGDVFGLYGLLAMLAYFPGGPLADRFSAKILMTISLWLTAAGGLYLVQIPSLSGLTWLFAYWGVTTIFLFWAAMIKLTRLWGGENSQGKAFAVLDGGRGFVAAGAATIGVVLMALVAPEVTNGAEQQRQGLQAVISFYGIATFSAGLLVLLIIPSENHQDKSDTAQFNESSDKPIDKPLDNPVNSPIDKPGEQQSGQSVRSEYTLWEDIGYVLKRPVIWLQGLIVLTAYCGYKGLDYFGLYLTTVFSYTPIESSQFVANVSYVRLGAAIVAGVIADKIGIGKTVTAIFVLLLASFLIYLPFGDAETVWIKVNIVATFLLVFAVRAIYFALLEESQVATSRTGIAVGIISVVGFTPDIFFAPIAGRLLDGAPGVTGFHHLFLLLAVISVIGAVASWRLLTHIKQNLS from the coding sequence CTGGTATTTAGCGGTGAGATAATCTTCAGCCTGCCATTTCATGTAGCGCGTTTTTTTCGACCCAGCTTTCTCGAAGTTTTTCAGCTTAACAACACTCAGTTAGGGGACGTGTTTGGCCTTTATGGTTTGTTAGCAATGCTCGCTTACTTTCCAGGTGGTCCGTTAGCCGACAGATTTTCCGCAAAAATATTAATGACGATATCGCTCTGGCTTACCGCCGCCGGCGGTCTTTATCTGGTGCAAATTCCGTCGTTGAGTGGACTTACCTGGTTATTTGCCTACTGGGGCGTGACGACGATTTTTCTATTCTGGGCAGCAATGATCAAGCTTACCCGCTTATGGGGCGGTGAAAATTCACAAGGTAAGGCATTTGCAGTATTGGATGGTGGACGCGGTTTTGTCGCTGCCGGCGCAGCAACCATTGGGGTCGTATTAATGGCGTTGGTAGCTCCAGAAGTAACCAATGGCGCTGAACAGCAGCGCCAGGGCCTGCAAGCGGTTATCAGTTTCTATGGCATCGCCACATTTTCGGCAGGACTTCTGGTATTACTTATTATCCCATCGGAAAATCATCAGGATAAATCGGATACAGCGCAATTCAATGAATCGTCTGATAAACCCATTGATAAGCCGCTTGATAACCCGGTTAATAGCCCCATTGATAAGCCGGGGGAGCAGCAATCTGGGCAAAGCGTTCGTTCAGAGTATACCCTTTGGGAAGATATTGGTTATGTGCTTAAGCGTCCGGTTATCTGGTTACAAGGGTTAATTGTTCTGACCGCTTATTGTGGATACAAAGGGCTGGATTATTTTGGCCTGTATCTAACCACCGTGTTTTCTTATACCCCTATTGAATCCTCGCAATTTGTTGCCAATGTGTCGTATGTCAGACTTGGCGCTGCAATAGTGGCAGGGGTGATAGCCGACAAAATAGGCATAGGCAAAACCGTTACTGCAATTTTTGTGTTGCTTCTGGCAAGTTTCCTTATCTACCTGCCGTTTGGCGATGCGGAAACCGTGTGGATTAAAGTCAATATTGTTGCCACCTTTTTGTTGGTGTTTGCGGTGAGGGCAATTTATTTTGCCTTGTTGGAAGAAAGTCAGGTGGCAACCAGTCGTACCGGCATTGCCGTGGGTATTATTTCCGTAGTCGGATTTACTCCGGATATTTTCTTTGCACCAATTGCCGGACGATTATTGGACGGCGCACCGGGCGTTACCGGTTTCCATCACTTGTTCCTATTGCTGGCGGTGATATCGGTTATTGGCGCTGTCGCGAGTTGGCGCCTGTTAACGCACATCAAACAAAATCTCTCATAA
- a CDS encoding AraC family transcriptional regulator, whose amino-acid sequence MDYLRQLKNFNSEQLITIFEFIPDILFWVKDTQSQILYANQAFLDNLGINQLDKILGQSDYAFSPHHIAKQFIRDDQRILAGELVTNRIEMNVLEGEDIGWFTTTKRPLRDDTGTIIGSYGYTRSLGKTPQLFKSLDAINIPLEYIKQHYQQPIAIETLAEITCISISALERRFKKHLGKTPKQFINEFRLEKARKLLLETQLPIAEVAYATGFTDHSYFCRQYKKMFDEQPSEIRQLV is encoded by the coding sequence ATGGACTATTTGCGACAGCTGAAAAACTTTAATTCAGAACAACTTATTACCATCTTTGAGTTCATACCGGATATTTTGTTCTGGGTGAAGGATACTCAATCACAAATTTTATATGCCAATCAGGCATTTCTCGATAATTTGGGGATTAACCAATTGGACAAGATATTGGGACAGTCCGATTATGCGTTTTCTCCCCATCATATTGCCAAGCAGTTTATCCGCGACGATCAGCGAATTCTCGCCGGTGAGCTGGTGACCAACCGGATTGAGATGAATGTGCTGGAAGGAGAGGATATTGGCTGGTTTACTACCACCAAACGCCCTTTGCGGGACGACACCGGCACCATAATTGGTTCCTATGGATACACCCGCTCGCTAGGCAAAACGCCGCAACTATTCAAATCGTTAGATGCGATTAATATTCCTCTGGAATACATCAAGCAACATTATCAGCAACCAATCGCCATTGAGACTCTGGCAGAAATTACCTGTATTTCCATCAGCGCATTGGAAAGGCGCTTTAAAAAGCACTTAGGTAAAACCCCAAAGCAGTTTATTAACGAGTTTCGACTGGAAAAGGCCCGTAAACTATTACTGGAAACTCAGCTGCCGATTGCTGAAGTGGCCTATGCCACAGGTTTTACCGATCACAGTTATTTTTGTCGGCAATACAAGAAGATGTTTGATGAGCAACCGTCGGAGATTCGTCAGTTAGTCTAG
- the zur gene encoding zinc uptake transcriptional repressor Zur yields MNPEQLLQLAQQTCKKRGARLTSAREQVFMLMAENEQAIGAYDLLEKLKEVDPGAKPATVYRALDFLSKQGFVHKIESINAFVLCHHFSDCSHPVQLLICDSCGNVEEIQSGNLDLALRAMADASGFTIIHQVVEAHGTCRACH; encoded by the coding sequence ATGAACCCAGAACAGCTTCTCCAACTCGCCCAACAAACCTGTAAAAAACGCGGTGCACGATTAACCAGCGCCCGGGAACAGGTGTTTATGTTGATGGCAGAAAATGAACAGGCAATTGGTGCCTATGATTTATTGGAAAAGTTAAAAGAAGTGGACCCGGGTGCCAAACCGGCAACCGTTTACCGAGCACTGGACTTTTTGTCCAAGCAAGGTTTTGTTCATAAGATCGAATCGATTAATGCGTTTGTTCTGTGTCACCACTTCAGTGATTGCTCACATCCAGTGCAATTGTTGATATGCGATAGCTGTGGCAATGTCGAAGAAATTCAGTCGGGCAATCTGGATTTAGCCCTCAGAGCCATGGCGGATGCCAGTGGATTTACCATTATTCATCAGGTTGTCGAGGCCCATGGCACCTGCCGAGCCTGTCATTAG
- a CDS encoding Gfo/Idh/MocA family protein, with translation MDSKTRKIRMGMVGGGQGAFIGEVHRMAAALDGQIELVCGAFSRNPDNCVETGRALCLDPNRCYTSYQQMFAMEAELPAEQRMDFVAVVTPNNSHYGIAKLALEHGFHVLSDKPATFNLQEALDLEKLIDKHQRLYALTHTYTGYPMVKQAKAMIANGELGKVRKVVVEYPQGWLAAEPDRDNKQAAWRLDPAQSGISCCMGDIGVHAANLAEYICGDHIDEICADLNSIVAGRELDDDGVVLLKFSEGAKGVLMASQISVGEENALNIRIYGEHAGLKWSQQEPNSLWQVFNDKPAQLYRTGVGQLYPQAQAATRTPAGHPEGYLEAFANIYRNFAAQLHACNQQQPCDNHSFDVPGIEEAIRGMAFIENAVAASSSEQKWHPLSLTPAVSKS, from the coding sequence ATGGATTCGAAAACAAGAAAAATTCGTATGGGGATGGTCGGCGGTGGCCAGGGTGCATTCATAGGTGAAGTGCATCGCATGGCAGCAGCCCTTGATGGTCAAATTGAACTGGTTTGTGGGGCCTTCAGTCGCAACCCGGATAACTGTGTCGAAACCGGTCGAGCCCTATGCCTTGATCCGAATCGTTGTTACACCAGCTACCAGCAAATGTTTGCGATGGAAGCGGAACTCCCTGCCGAGCAACGCATGGATTTCGTGGCGGTTGTCACTCCCAATAATTCCCATTATGGCATTGCCAAACTTGCGCTTGAGCATGGCTTTCATGTCTTATCCGACAAACCGGCAACCTTTAACCTGCAAGAAGCTCTCGACCTTGAGAAATTAATTGATAAACATCAGCGACTGTACGCACTGACACACACCTATACCGGCTACCCGATGGTGAAACAGGCAAAAGCCATGATTGCCAATGGTGAGCTGGGAAAAGTTCGCAAAGTGGTCGTGGAGTACCCGCAAGGCTGGTTAGCCGCGGAGCCTGATCGTGATAATAAACAAGCGGCCTGGCGTTTGGACCCGGCGCAAAGTGGTATCAGTTGTTGTATGGGCGATATTGGTGTTCATGCCGCGAATTTAGCCGAGTATATCTGTGGCGATCATATTGATGAAATTTGTGCCGATTTAAATTCCATCGTTGCCGGCAGAGAACTGGACGATGACGGCGTGGTGTTGTTGAAATTTTCCGAGGGCGCAAAAGGCGTATTAATGGCAAGTCAGATATCCGTCGGTGAGGAGAACGCGTTAAACATTCGCATCTATGGTGAGCATGCGGGTCTGAAATGGTCGCAGCAGGAACCCAATAGTCTTTGGCAGGTATTCAATGACAAACCTGCGCAGTTATACCGTACCGGTGTTGGCCAGCTTTATCCGCAGGCTCAGGCTGCAACTCGTACCCCAGCAGGTCATCCGGAAGGCTATCTTGAAGCCTTCGCTAATATTTATCGTAATTTCGCCGCACAACTCCATGCCTGCAATCAACAGCAACCCTGCGACAATCACAGCTTTGATGTCCCCGGTATTGAAGAAGCCATTCGCGGCATGGCATTTATTGAAAATGCGGTGGCGGCAAGTAGCTCTGAGCAAAAATGGCATCCTCTGTCATTAACGCCAGCCGTATCTAAAAGTTAA
- a CDS encoding MFS transporter: MSDNNNQKIFNLCCIALTVTSMTFAIRAGILGQLGADFGLNGEELGWVNAMAFLGFPIATMVGGVIYNAIGARKLIALAFICHLLGLVLTITAGGFWGLLISTFLIGFANGAVEAGCNPLIAEIYPNRKTTMLNRFHVWFPGGIVIGALLSSLMTSYGLNWQWQVGIILIPTLIYGAMMLKTVFPSYDDILHSTTDNINHLLNPLYLFLVVCMTFTATTELGTQQWIEKILGASGASPMLVLALITGLMAVGRYFAGPIIKAFNPTGVLLGSAVFASAGIYTMSIASGNMVYVAAILFAIGCTYFWPTMLGCVAEYTPKTGALGMSLIGGVGMFAVSMWNPVIGGWIDTASNEAQQMNLTEVQASIFAGQSVLQNLLMFPLILIAAFVILYVLIKKRTNQPEVAS; the protein is encoded by the coding sequence ATGAGCGATAATAATAACCAAAAAATCTTTAATTTATGTTGTATTGCTTTAACCGTTACCTCGATGACCTTCGCCATACGGGCAGGCATTCTAGGTCAGCTTGGTGCTGACTTTGGTTTAAACGGCGAAGAGCTTGGCTGGGTAAATGCTATGGCATTTCTTGGCTTTCCTATCGCCACTATGGTTGGTGGTGTTATTTACAACGCCATTGGTGCCCGAAAGCTAATAGCCTTGGCTTTTATCTGTCATTTACTGGGGTTGGTATTAACTATAACTGCGGGTGGCTTCTGGGGCTTGTTGATCTCAACTTTCTTGATTGGATTTGCCAATGGTGCGGTAGAAGCCGGATGTAATCCATTGATTGCAGAAATCTATCCAAACCGTAAAACCACCATGCTTAATCGATTCCACGTTTGGTTCCCAGGCGGTATTGTCATCGGTGCCTTACTATCAAGCCTGATGACCAGCTATGGTCTTAACTGGCAATGGCAGGTTGGCATTATTCTGATCCCAACGCTGATATACGGGGCAATGATGCTGAAAACCGTATTTCCTTCCTATGACGATATATTGCATTCAACCACGGACAATATTAATCACCTGCTCAACCCTCTGTATTTGTTTTTAGTCGTTTGTATGACATTTACCGCGACAACCGAATTAGGTACCCAGCAATGGATTGAGAAAATTCTCGGTGCCAGTGGTGCATCACCAATGCTAGTGCTGGCACTGATAACCGGTTTAATGGCGGTTGGTCGCTATTTTGCAGGTCCGATTATCAAAGCTTTTAATCCAACCGGTGTATTGTTGGGCTCGGCGGTATTTGCCAGCGCAGGTATCTATACCATGAGTATTGCTTCAGGCAATATGGTGTATGTTGCTGCGATATTATTTGCGATTGGCTGCACATACTTTTGGCCAACCATGCTTGGTTGCGTTGCCGAATACACGCCAAAAACCGGTGCGCTTGGTATGTCATTAATCGGCGGCGTCGGTATGTTTGCGGTCAGTATGTGGAATCCGGTGATTGGTGGCTGGATAGATACCGCCTCGAATGAAGCGCAGCAAATGAATCTGACTGAAGTGCAGGCAAGTATATTCGCCGGTCAAAGTGTATTGCAGAACCTGTTGATGTTCCCTTTGATTTTAATCGCGGCTTTCGTCATTCTATATGTGTTGATTAAAAAACGAACAAACCAACCTGAGGTTGCAAGCTAA
- a CDS encoding sugar phosphate isomerase/epimerase family protein, whose protein sequence is MKRVMSALVSVFAMLCMAVTSPLVMAKPAKTLPQVSVQLWSVKEDLAKDVDGTLTKLAELGFAGVEFAGEFGKYADNPEALKQKMDALGLTGSGAHVSFEQLNSDNIKQTVAFYRTLGVSYLIIGWDERAWDEKRIDEVVTLLNQAAEDLKAYDMQVGFHNHDHEFNTYQNATFWDYIARNTQGSVIMQQDVGWTTYAGKDPVEYVKRYPGRTQTTHYKVVAKDKYPDLVPLIGEGATDWPALVSANIEVGGTHWLVVEQEENPEGLTRMQAVEKSYQALLTFLQQYQK, encoded by the coding sequence ATGAAACGAGTAATGTCTGCCTTAGTGTCTGTGTTTGCCATGCTTTGTATGGCGGTTACGAGTCCGCTAGTGATGGCAAAACCCGCTAAAACCCTGCCTCAAGTCAGTGTTCAGCTGTGGTCGGTAAAAGAAGACTTAGCCAAAGATGTCGATGGCACCTTAACAAAACTTGCCGAACTTGGATTCGCCGGTGTCGAATTTGCCGGAGAATTCGGTAAATATGCGGATAATCCTGAAGCACTAAAGCAAAAAATGGATGCGTTGGGGCTTACTGGCAGTGGTGCTCATGTCAGCTTTGAACAGTTAAACTCCGATAACATTAAACAAACCGTCGCTTTTTATCGCACTCTGGGGGTAAGTTATTTGATTATTGGCTGGGATGAGAGAGCCTGGGATGAAAAGCGAATTGATGAAGTGGTGACTCTGTTAAATCAGGCGGCTGAAGACCTCAAGGCTTATGATATGCAGGTTGGCTTTCATAATCATGACCACGAATTTAACACCTACCAAAACGCAACGTTCTGGGATTATATCGCCCGTAATACCCAAGGTTCTGTAATCATGCAGCAGGATGTTGGCTGGACCACGTATGCTGGTAAAGATCCGGTTGAATATGTGAAACGCTATCCGGGACGCACGCAAACGACTCATTACAAAGTGGTGGCTAAGGATAAATATCCAGATTTGGTGCCGCTGATTGGTGAGGGAGCTACCGATTGGCCAGCTTTGGTAAGCGCCAATATTGAAGTCGGCGGTACCCACTGGCTGGTGGTTGAGCAGGAGGAAAATCCGGAGGGACTAACCCGGATGCAGGCCGTAGAAAAATCCTATCAGGCATTGCTCACCTTCTTGCAGCAATACCAGAAATAG
- a CDS encoding sugar phosphate isomerase/epimerase family protein: MKAIKGPAIFLAQFADDVAPYNSLPAICEWVSSLGYKAIQIPSWDKRLFDLELAGESKTYCDEIKGIAAEHGLAISELSTHLQGQLVAVNPAYDAMFDNFAPPEFRKNPKERQIWATQQMQLAAKASGYLGLKSHATFSGAYLWHTVYPWPQRPQGLVEQGFEALAERWLPILNQFDEAGVDVCYELHPGEDLHDGITFERFLDATNHHPRANVLYDPSHFVLQQLDYLAFIDIYHERIKAFHVKDAEFNPSGKCGVYGGYASWAERAGRFRSLGDGQIDFKQIFSKLTQYGFDGWAVLEWECCIKNPVDGATEGAKFISEHLIKPTEKAFDDFAGAEPDREFNNRILGL, encoded by the coding sequence ATGAAAGCAATAAAGGGCCCGGCAATATTTCTTGCGCAGTTTGCAGATGACGTTGCCCCTTATAACAGTCTACCTGCCATTTGTGAGTGGGTTTCCAGTTTAGGTTATAAGGCGATTCAGATCCCTAGCTGGGATAAACGCTTATTTGATTTGGAGTTGGCAGGGGAGTCGAAAACCTATTGTGATGAGATCAAAGGTATTGCCGCGGAGCATGGCTTAGCCATTAGCGAGCTATCGACTCATCTTCAGGGCCAACTGGTAGCGGTAAATCCGGCCTATGATGCGATGTTTGATAACTTTGCGCCGCCGGAGTTTCGCAAAAATCCTAAAGAGCGGCAAATCTGGGCGACACAGCAAATGCAGCTAGCGGCCAAAGCCAGTGGTTATCTGGGATTAAAATCCCACGCGACCTTCTCCGGTGCCTATTTGTGGCATACCGTCTACCCTTGGCCGCAACGACCACAAGGGCTCGTCGAACAAGGTTTTGAAGCTTTGGCAGAGCGTTGGTTACCGATTCTTAATCAGTTTGATGAAGCCGGTGTTGATGTCTGTTATGAGTTACACCCTGGTGAAGACTTACATGATGGTATCACCTTTGAACGTTTCCTTGATGCGACGAATCATCATCCTCGCGCAAATGTCTTATACGACCCAAGCCACTTTGTTTTACAGCAGCTTGATTACCTGGCATTTATTGATATTTACCATGAGCGAATCAAGGCGTTTCACGTTAAAGATGCGGAATTTAATCCGTCTGGAAAATGCGGCGTTTATGGTGGTTATGCCTCCTGGGCAGAGCGTGCCGGACGGTTCCGTTCGCTTGGTGACGGGCAAATTGATTTTAAACAAATCTTTAGCAAGCTAACTCAATATGGCTTTGACGGCTGGGCCGTTCTCGAGTGGGAGTGCTGTATCAAAAACCCCGTTGATGGCGCCACCGAAGGAGCGAAATTCATCAGTGAACATTTGATTAAGCCAACCGAAAAAGCCTTTGATGATTTTGCCGGCGCCGAGCCTGACCGGGAATTTAATAACCGTATACTTGGCTTATAA
- the arsH gene encoding arsenical resistance protein ArsH — translation MDYLQNETFNFAPKTLATSTHKPRILVLYGSLREKSMSRYAAIEAGKILEYFGAEIKFFNPKDLPLFDNGESVQHPKVQELRELVKWSEAQVWSSPEIHGNMSGVMKNQIDWIPLSDGAVRPTQGKTLAVMQVSGGSQSFNAVNNMRILGRWMRMLTIPNQSSVAKAWQEFNEDGSMKASAFRERIVDVMEELMKFTLLTRDNKDMLVDRYSERNIQTKARIEKEVAQADVIETSKAKPSCCSPEKPRVKTSCC, via the coding sequence ATGGACTATTTGCAAAACGAAACCTTTAACTTTGCGCCCAAAACTTTGGCGACAAGTACCCACAAGCCACGCATACTCGTACTTTATGGCTCACTGCGAGAAAAATCCATGAGCCGTTATGCGGCCATTGAAGCGGGAAAAATTCTCGAGTACTTTGGCGCTGAGATAAAATTCTTTAATCCAAAAGACCTGCCATTGTTTGATAATGGCGAATCTGTGCAGCACCCAAAGGTGCAGGAACTGCGCGAGCTGGTGAAATGGTCAGAAGCTCAGGTTTGGTCATCGCCGGAAATCCACGGCAATATGTCTGGGGTAATGAAAAACCAGATTGACTGGATCCCGTTAAGCGATGGTGCGGTGCGCCCAACCCAAGGGAAAACTCTGGCGGTCATGCAGGTAAGTGGCGGTTCGCAAAGCTTTAATGCTGTGAATAATATGCGAATTCTTGGCCGTTGGATGCGAATGTTAACCATCCCAAACCAATCGTCTGTAGCCAAAGCCTGGCAGGAATTTAACGAGGATGGATCGATGAAAGCATCCGCATTTCGCGAGCGTATTGTTGATGTGATGGAAGAGTTAATGAAGTTCACGCTATTAACACGTGACAACAAAGACATGTTGGTTGACCGCTACAGTGAGAGAAATATACAAACGAAAGCGCGTATAGAAAAGGAAGTTGCTCAAGCTGATGTTATAGAAACGTCAAAAGCTAAACCGTCATGCTGCAGTCCTGAGAAACCGCGAGTGAAAACATCTTGCTGTTAA
- a CDS encoding DUF2375 family protein: METNNNAITVLYYDQTDMTSICSEVLSGLDVEKNQRVILPQGYRDDKIIVAILDGDCHVRNSLGDRQVYS; this comes from the coding sequence ATGGAAACCAACAACAACGCAATTACAGTGCTGTATTACGATCAAACCGATATGACATCCATTTGCTCCGAAGTGTTGTCGGGTTTAGACGTTGAGAAAAATCAGCGCGTTATCCTTCCGCAGGGGTATCGCGATGACAAAATTATCGTCGCAATCTTAGATGGCGATTGCCATGTTCGAAACTCTCTAGGGGATCGTCAGGTATATTCCTGA
- a CDS encoding GMC oxidoreductase, translated as MAQYRYINDTKETFDVMVVGSGLSGGWAAKEFCERGFKTLLIERGRVVEHRKDYVSEGKGPWQFPNRTKVDNLLAEQQYKVQRKCYAFTDATKHFFGNDRDLPYSTAEGTGFDWIRANQLGGKSLLWHRQSYRWSDYDFNANKADGHGIDWPVRYNDLQSWYSHVEKHAGISGHHDNLPQLPDSEFLPPFEMNSPEKMLQQKLASLYPDRPMVMGRCAHLTEPTQYHIEQGRMRCMARDECQKGCSFGAYFSSQSSTLPAAAKTGNLHIAPNSVVDSLIYDEQTNRVRGVRVIDNDDLSTREYFANVVFLCASTLGSTQVLLNSTSKSFPKGLANSSGVLGHYLMDHNYNAGAQGTVDGFDNEFYSGRRPTGPYIPNFRYEPSRYGKGFVRGYALAGAAGREDWRYNSQNPGIGADYKASLIKPGNWFFRLYAQGEMLPRFENQVSLHPTKKDKWGIPQLHINCTWSENERLMMDDAAEQAGKMLSDAGLKDVESWTSYDRNNPGLAIHEVGTARMGKDPKQSVLNGYNQSHDIPNLFVTDGSAFCSSAVVNPSLTFMAFTARAAAYCANEMKNKRI; from the coding sequence ATGGCTCAATATCGCTACATTAATGACACTAAAGAGACGTTTGACGTAATGGTGGTTGGCTCAGGGCTTAGCGGTGGTTGGGCGGCAAAAGAGTTTTGTGAACGAGGGTTTAAGACGTTACTGATAGAACGCGGTCGTGTGGTTGAACATCGTAAAGACTATGTATCGGAAGGTAAAGGCCCCTGGCAGTTTCCGAACCGAACCAAAGTCGATAACTTGCTGGCAGAGCAGCAGTACAAAGTGCAGCGAAAATGTTATGCCTTTACCGATGCCACCAAGCATTTTTTCGGCAATGACAGAGATTTACCTTATTCGACAGCAGAAGGAACTGGTTTTGACTGGATCCGTGCTAACCAGCTAGGTGGCAAATCTCTACTCTGGCATCGACAAAGCTATCGTTGGAGCGATTACGACTTTAATGCCAATAAGGCCGACGGTCACGGTATAGACTGGCCAGTTCGCTATAACGATCTGCAGTCATGGTATTCACATGTAGAAAAACATGCAGGCATTTCAGGGCATCATGACAATCTCCCACAATTGCCAGACAGTGAATTTTTGCCGCCATTTGAGATGAATTCTCCGGAAAAAATGCTGCAACAAAAGCTCGCTTCCCTATATCCGGACAGACCTATGGTTATGGGCCGGTGTGCGCATCTAACCGAACCGACTCAGTATCACATTGAACAAGGCCGAATGCGTTGTATGGCGCGGGATGAATGTCAAAAAGGCTGTTCATTTGGTGCCTATTTCTCTTCGCAAAGTTCTACCTTGCCGGCGGCAGCGAAAACCGGCAATCTGCATATTGCACCGAATAGCGTGGTAGACAGTTTAATTTATGATGAGCAAACGAATCGGGTCCGCGGTGTTCGGGTAATTGATAATGACGATCTCAGCACTCGCGAATACTTCGCTAATGTCGTTTTCTTATGTGCATCAACGTTAGGCTCTACCCAGGTACTATTAAATTCAACATCAAAATCTTTCCCTAAAGGCCTGGCTAACAGCTCCGGGGTTCTTGGTCACTATCTGATGGATCACAACTACAATGCCGGTGCCCAGGGCACAGTTGATGGTTTCGATAATGAGTTTTACTCGGGCCGCCGACCTACCGGTCCTTATATTCCCAACTTTCGCTATGAGCCCAGCCGCTATGGAAAAGGCTTTGTGCGCGGTTATGCACTAGCTGGCGCTGCCGGCAGAGAAGACTGGCGTTATAACAGCCAGAACCCAGGTATAGGTGCGGATTACAAAGCGTCATTAATTAAACCGGGGAATTGGTTTTTCCGCCTGTATGCCCAGGGGGAAATGCTCCCCAGATTTGAAAATCAGGTATCGCTGCATCCGACTAAAAAAGATAAGTGGGGTATTCCGCAACTGCATATCAACTGTACCTGGTCTGAAAATGAGCGATTAATGATGGACGATGCCGCAGAGCAGGCAGGGAAAATGCTGAGCGATGCGGGTCTTAAAGATGTGGAATCCTGGACGTCCTATGATCGCAATAATCCTGGGTTGGCCATTCACGAAGTTGGCACCGCCAGGATGGGCAAAGACCCGAAACAATCGGTACTTAACGGATATAACCAGAGCCATGATATTCCTAATTTGTTCGTGACCGATGGTAGTGCATTTTGCTCATCGGCGGTTGTTAATCCGTCGCTGACATTTATGGCTTTTACTGCTCGCGCCGCAGCATATTGCGCTAACGAAATGAAAAATAAACGAATATAG
- a CDS encoding gluconate 2-dehydrogenase subunit 3 family protein, with amino-acid sequence MDLNRRQFLNGVTRALGAGAALIIVNGASLSSAFAYQRNVDNRKSKLLNRAQLQTLAQICQTIIPKTDTPGAADLDCHGFIDHQLQVVYGKSQQQAIVEVLGGVEEYCYGQYQLSFTQLQPLQQTECLQDLERGAWGEAQIQEQFAFLKSLNAFAYFTSEVGATQVLNYQAVPGGYQGSIPFTADTKNYGSRAFY; translated from the coding sequence ATGGATCTGAACAGACGTCAGTTTCTAAATGGTGTAACCCGCGCGCTTGGCGCGGGAGCAGCTTTGATTATCGTTAATGGTGCTAGCCTGAGCTCAGCCTTTGCTTATCAACGTAACGTTGATAATCGTAAATCGAAACTACTGAACCGGGCGCAATTGCAAACCCTGGCGCAAATTTGCCAAACCATCATCCCGAAAACCGATACACCCGGCGCTGCCGATTTAGATTGCCACGGCTTTATCGATCATCAACTGCAGGTGGTTTATGGCAAATCGCAACAACAGGCTATTGTAGAGGTTCTTGGTGGCGTCGAAGAATATTGCTACGGCCAATATCAGTTATCTTTTACTCAACTTCAGCCCTTACAACAGACCGAATGCCTGCAGGATTTAGAAAGGGGAGCCTGGGGCGAAGCTCAGATACAAGAGCAATTTGCGTTTCTGAAATCTTTAAATGCCTTTGCTTATTTTACTTCAGAAGTTGGTGCTACCCAGGTATTAAATTATCAGGCGGTGCCCGGCGGATATCAGGGCTCTATTCCGTTTACAGCGGACACTAAAAACTACGGCTCCAGAGCGTTTTATTAA